One window of the Athene noctua chromosome 5, bAthNoc1.hap1.1, whole genome shotgun sequence genome contains the following:
- the ELOVL1 gene encoding very long chain fatty acid elongase 1: protein MEGIVTMYQDFMKKADPRIADYPLMQSPFLVMGILLAYVYFVLSLGPRLMANRKPLNLKKFMVLYNFFLVGLSLYIVYEFLMAGWLTGYTWRCDPVDFSQDPKALRMVSVAWLFVFSKFIELTDTVIFVLRKKNEQVTFLHLFHHSVLPWSWWWGAKFGPGGMGSFHAMINSMVHVVMYFYYGLSAAGPAFQKYLWWKKHITAIQLAQFVIVSVHISQYYFMPSCQYQFPIFIHLIWIYGTIFFILFSNFWYQSYTKGKRLPRVAQQAAQHNGSSIHENGTVTNGKVKAN, encoded by the exons ATGGAGGGGATTGTGACCATGTATCAGGACTTCATGAAGAAAGCAG ACCCCCGCATTGCTGATTATCCACTGATGCAGTCCCCGTTCCTTGTGATGGGCATCCTTCTGGCATATGTCTACTTTGTACTATCCTTGGGTCCCCGGCTAATGGCCAACAGGAAGCCTTTAAACCTGAAGAAGTTCATGGTGCTATACAACTTCTTTCTGGTGGGACTCTCACTTTACATAGTCTATGAG TTCCTGATGGCAGGGTGGCTTACTGGGTACACCTGGCGATGTGACCCTGTGGACTTCTCGCAGGACCCCAAGGCCCTCAGG ATGGTCAGTGTCGCTTGGCTCTTTGTCTTCTCCAAGTTCATCGAACTGACAGACACG GTTATCTTTGTCCTACGGAAGAAGAATGAACAGGTCACATTTCTGCACCTCTTTCACCATTCAGTTCTGCCTTGGAGCTGGTGGTGGGGAGCTAAGTTTGGTCCAG GGGGAATGGGCTCGTTCCATGCTATGATCAATTCCATGGTGCATGTTGTCATGTACTTCTACTATGGGCTTTCagcagcaggacctgccttccaaAAGTACCTTTGGTGGAAGAAGCACATCACAGCCATCCAGCTG GCACAGTTCGTGATTGTCTCCGTCCACATCTCCCAGTATTACTTCATGCCCAGCTGCCAGTACCAGTTCCCTATCTTCATCCACCTCATCTGGATTTATGGGACCatcttcttcatcctcttctcCAACTTTTGGTACCAGTCCTACACCAAGGGCAAACGGTTGCCCAGGGTGGCTCAGCAAGCAGCCCAGCACAATGGTAGCAGCATCCATGAGAATGGCACTGTCACCAACGGCAAGGTCAAAGCCAACTAG